A region of Streptomyces halobius DNA encodes the following proteins:
- the dapD gene encoding 2,3,4,5-tetrahydropyridine-2,6-dicarboxylate N-succinyltransferase, translating into MTDAAVSAIRTTGAVAAGLATVTSDGTVLDTWYPKPELVTVATEGPGPAGTERLDDERATELLGATVLKAIGPDPIRDVEVVPVRTVIASLDDKPLDTHDVYLRLHLLSHRLVKPHGQNLEGVFGLLANVAWTSLGPVAVDRLEEVRLNARADGQHLQVTSVDKFPRMTDYVAPAGVRIADADRVRLGAHLAAGSTVMHEGFVNFNAGTLGTSMIEGRISAGVVIGDGSDIGGGASTMGTLSGGGKQIISIGERCLLGAESGIGIALGDECVVEAGLYLTAGTRVTMPDGQIVKALELSGGDNILFRRNSTTGAVEARPNKAAWGGLNEILHSHN; encoded by the coding sequence ATGACCGATGCTGCTGTTTCTGCTATCCGCACCACCGGCGCCGTCGCCGCCGGGCTCGCCACCGTCACCTCCGACGGCACCGTTCTTGACACCTGGTACCCCAAGCCCGAGCTGGTCACCGTGGCCACCGAGGGCCCTGGCCCGGCCGGTACCGAGCGCTTGGACGACGAGCGCGCCACCGAGCTGCTGGGCGCCACCGTGCTCAAGGCGATCGGTCCCGACCCGATCCGTGATGTCGAGGTCGTCCCTGTCCGTACCGTCATCGCCTCCCTGGACGACAAGCCGCTGGACACGCACGACGTGTATCTGCGGCTGCATCTGCTCAGCCACCGGCTGGTCAAGCCGCACGGGCAGAACCTGGAAGGCGTCTTCGGGCTGCTGGCGAACGTCGCCTGGACCTCCCTCGGCCCGGTGGCCGTCGACCGGCTGGAGGAGGTGCGGCTCAACGCCCGCGCCGACGGCCAGCATCTCCAGGTCACCAGCGTCGACAAGTTCCCGCGGATGACCGACTACGTCGCGCCGGCCGGTGTGCGGATCGCGGACGCCGACCGGGTGCGGCTGGGCGCGCACCTCGCGGCCGGCAGCACCGTCATGCACGAGGGCTTCGTCAACTTCAACGCCGGCACGCTGGGCACCTCCATGATCGAAGGCCGGATCAGCGCGGGCGTCGTCATCGGTGACGGCTCCGACATCGGCGGCGGGGCCTCCACGATGGGCACCCTGTCCGGCGGCGGCAAGCAGATCATCTCGATCGGCGAGCGGTGCCTGCTCGGCGCCGAGTCGGGCATCGGCATCGCGCTGGGCGATGAGTGTGTGGTGGAGGCCGGTCTGTACCTGACCGCGGGCACTCGGGTCACCATGCCTGACGGCCAGATCGTCAAGGCGCTGGAGCTGTCCGGTGGTGACAACATCCTCTTCCGCCGCAACTCGACCACCGGCGCCGTCGAGGCCCGGCCGAACAAGGCGGCCTGGGGTGGGCTCAACGAGATTCTGCACAGCCACAACTGA